One Vicia villosa cultivar HV-30 ecotype Madison, WI unplaced genomic scaffold, Vvil1.0 ctg.000353F_1_1, whole genome shotgun sequence genomic window carries:
- the LOC131627271 gene encoding cysteine-rich receptor-like protein kinase 29 — MAIVSCKLLFSFYSFLLLLVIIVSQTNAQPDFIYRFCINDKGNYTTNSTYQKNLNTLLSNLTSNTQINYGFYNFSHGQNNDKVNAIGLCRGDVTPDVCRNCLNDSRLLLTKLCPNQKEAMAGYDLCMLRYSNRSIFGIKEDSPDYPLSNPDNASEADQFNQVLGNLMRKLKKKAASSDSSTLKFAADSDSTDMNFQTIYGLVQCTPDLSSQDCNDCLEGAISQIPTCCDKKIGARVIKPSCNIRYENYRFYNLTSQGSPQEKCKSSLSTIAIVVSVVAVGVVAAMLSFFCIYLMRSKKKIKREEIVHGHDDIEIVESLQFDFDTIQVATNNFSEDNKLGHGGFGVVYQGKLSNGQVIAVKRLSKGSGQGDREFKNEVLLLAKLQHRNLVKLHGFCLERKERLLIYEFVPNKSLDYFIFDPIKRTQLDWERLYKIISGIVKGLLYLHEDSRLRIIHRDLKASNILLDNNMNPKISDFGLARLILVGQTQVNTEKIVGTYGYMAPEYAMFGKFSIKSDVFSFGVLIIEIITGQKVTGILHEQSTEDLLMEDLLSFVWRNWREGTIINIIDPSLNNSSQKEIMRCIQISLLCVQEKVVERPTMATIARMLNSYSVSLPLPLEPASVIASKPGSHSISDMQSGEDSVGIIRSSQSKNISANDDSSDEL; from the exons ATGGCAATTGTTTCTTGCAAGTTATTATTCTCCTTTTattcttttctccttcttctcGTTATTATTGTATCTCAAACCAATGCCCAGCCAGATTTTATATACAGATTTTGCATAAACGATAAAGGAAACTACACAACCAATAGCACATATCAAAAAAACCTCAACACCCTTTTGTCTAATCTCACTTCCAACACACAAATCAACTACGGTTTCTACAATTTCTCCCACGGCCAAAACAACGACAAAGTAAACGCAATTGGCCTCTGCAGAGGTGATGTTACACCAGATGTTTGCCGCAATTGTCTCAACGATTCAAGACTTCTTCTCACAAAGCTCTGTCCTAATCAAAAAGAAGCTATGGCTGGGTATGACCTCTGCATGTTACGCTACTCGAACCGATCAATATTCGGTATCAAGGAAGATTCACCAGATTATCCTTTGTCGAACCCAGACAACGCATCAGAGGCGGATCAATTTAATCAAGTTCTCGGGAACTTGATGaggaaattgaagaaaaaagctGCATCAAGTGATTCTAGTACTCTTAAGTTTGCGGCGGATAGTGACAGCACTGATATGAATTTTCAAACCATATACGGTCTTGTGCAGTGTACACCTGATTTGTCATCGCAAGATTGTAATGATTGTTTAGAAGGTGCTATCTCACAAATTCCAACTTGCTGTGATAAAAAGATTGGTGCGAGAGTTATTAAACCAAGTTGTAATATTAGATATGAAAACTACCGCTTCTACAATCTCACATCACAAGGTTCACCACAAG AAAAATGCAAATCATCGCTTTCTACTATCGCTATAGTAGTGTCTGTTGTTGCTGTTGGTGTTGTTGCTGCTATGCTAAGTTTCTTTTGCATATATTTAATGAGAAGTAAGAAAAAGATAAAACGTGAAGAAATAGTACACGGACACGATGATATTGAAATTGTGGAGTCATTGCAATTCGATTTTGACACAATACAAGTTGCAACAAATAACTTTTCTGAAGATAATAAACTTGGACATGGTGGATTTGGTGTTGTTTATCAG GGTAAACTCTCTAATGGACAAGTGATTGCGGTTAAACGCTTGTCAAAAGGTTCTGGACAAGGAGATAGGGAATTTAAGAATGAAGTGCTTTTACTAGCTAAACTTCAACATCGAAATTTAGTTAAACTTCATGGTTTTTgtttagaaagaaaagaaagactaCTTATCTATGAGTTTGTTCCTAATAAAAGCCTTGACTACTTTATATTTG ATCCAATAAAGAGAACACAGTTAGATTGGGAAAGACTTTACAAAATCATCAGTGGTATCGTAAAAGGCCTTCTTTACCTTCATGAAGATTCTCGACTTCGTATTATTCATCGTGATCTTAAAGCAAGTAATATTCTCTTGGACAATAATATGAATCCTAAAATATCAGATTTTGGTTTGGCCAGACTAATACTTGTTGGTCAAACTCAAGTAAATACGGAAAAAATCGTTGGAACATA TGGATATATGGCTCCAGAATATGCAATGTTTggaaaattttcaataaaatcagatGTTTTTAGTTTTGGAGTACTAATTATAGAAATTATAACTGGCCAAAAAGTTACTGGCATTCTTCATGAGCAGAGTACAGAAGACTTACTTATGGAAGACTTACTTAGCTTC GTGTGGAGAAATTGGAGGGAGGGTACAATCATCAATATAATCGATCCATCATTAAACAATAGTTCACAAAAAGAAATAATGCGATGCATTCAGATTAGTTTACTATGTGTTCAAGAAAAAGTGGTTGAAAGGCCAACTATGGCTACTATTGCACGCATGCTTAATAGTTATTCAGTCTCTTTACCGCTCCCTTTGGAGCCTGCATCTGTTATAGCAAGCAAACCTGGAAGTCACTCAATTTCAGACATGCAATCTGGTGAAGATAGTGTAGGGATAATAAGGTCAAGTCAATCCAAGAATATATCAGCAAATGATGATTCAAGTGATGAGTTATAG